Proteins encoded within one genomic window of Paramisgurnus dabryanus chromosome 11, PD_genome_1.1, whole genome shotgun sequence:
- the LOC135753273 gene encoding solute carrier family 35 member E2A yields the protein MTSNERSRKSNFWHPFTSFRPRQERVILARSESMPGEPVLKITITETTILEADSGVWSSKALVYLALWYFFSFCTLFLNKYILSLLEGEPSMLGAVQMLSTTVIGCGKMFVPCPLYHHKSRTEYPSNFLMIMLFVGLMRFTSVVLGLVSLKNVAVSFAETVKSSAPIFTVIMSRLILGEYTGFWVNLSLFPVMAGLALCTATEISFNMLGFSAALSTNVMDCLQNVFSKKLLSGDKYKFSPPELQFYTSAAAVIMLIPAWVFLMDLPLFGKSERNFRLSQDIVLLLLFDGVLFHLQSVTAYALMGRISPVTFSVASTVKHALSIWLSIIVFSNPITLVSAVGTVMVFVGVLLYNRAKQTQRNTLMQSALVQSESEQKSLIQDNVATSAK from the exons ATGACCAGCAACGAGCGCTCCAGAAAGTCCAATTTTTGGCACCCTTTTACCAGCTTCAGGCCCCGGCAGGAGAGGGTGATACTGGCTCGAAGTGAGAGTATGCCGGGTGAACCCGTCCTAAAGATTACCATCACAGAGACCACGATACTTGAAGCTGACTCGGGTGTGTGGAGCTCCAAAGCTCTGGTGTATCTGGCGTTGTGGTACTTCTTCAGTTTCTGCACACTCTTCCTCAACAAGTACATCCTTTCCCTGCTGGAGGGAGAGCCAAGCATGCTGG GTGCTGTCCAGATGCTCTCCACCACTGTCATAGGCTGTGGTAAAATGTTTGTGCCTTGTCCACTATACCACCACAAATCCCGTACTGAATACCCCTCCAACTTTCTCATGATAATGCTCTTTGTAGGACTGATGAG GTTCACGAGTGTTGTGTTGGGTTTGGTAAGCCTGAAAAATGTAGCTGTATCATTCGCCGAGACAGTGAAGAGCTCAGCGCCCATCTTCACTGTTATCATGTCCCGACTCATACTAGGAGAATACACAG GATTCTGGGTGAATTTGTCCCTGTTTCCTGTGATGGCAGGTCTGGCTCTATGTACGGCCACTGAGATCAGTTTTAACATGCTCGGCTTCTCTGCCGCTCTCTCCACCAACGTCATGGACTG TCTGCAGAATGTGTTTTCTAAGAAACTCTTGAGTGGGGACAAGTATAAGTTTAG TCCTCCAGAGCTTCAGTTTTACACAAGTGCAGCTGCAGTCATCATGCTTATACCTGCTTGGGTTTTCCTGATG GATTTACCATTGTTCGGGAAGAGTGAGCGTAACTTCAGACTGTCTCAGGATATTGTGTTGCTGCTGCTGTTTGATGGCGTTCTGTTTCACTTACAGAGTGTCACAGCATATGCCCTTATGGGCCGAATCTCACCTGTCACCTTCAG TGTTGCCAGCACAGTGAAACACGCTCTGTCCATCTGGCTGAGCATCATTGTGTTCAGTAACCCTATAACTCTGGTGTCTGCAGTGGGCACTGTCATGGTGTTTGTGGGAGTTCTGCTTTATAACAGGGCAAAACAGACACAAAGAAACACTCTCATGCAGAGTGCTCTCGTCCAATCAGAATCGGAACAAAAATCGCTGATCCAAGACAATGTGGCCACATCTGCCAAATAA